In a single window of the Mauremys reevesii isolate NIE-2019 linkage group 3, ASM1616193v1, whole genome shotgun sequence genome:
- the CCT4 gene encoding T-complex protein 1 subunit delta — MPENAGSRAFTGGNGGRKRSAYQDRDKPAQIRFSNISAGKAVADAIRTSLGPKGMDKMIQDGKGDVTITNDGATILKQMQVLHPAAKMLVELSKAQDIEAGDGTTSVVVIAGALLDACSRLLQKGIHPTIISESFQKALDKSTEVLTDMGQPVELSDRETLLNSATTSLNSKVVSQYSSLLSPMSVDAVMKVIDPTTASSVDLRDIKIVKKLGGTIDDCELVEGLVLTQKLANTGVTRVEKAKIGLIQFCLSAPKTDMDNQIVVSDYAQMDRVLREERAYILNLVKQIKKAGCNVLLIQKSILRDALSDLALHFLNKMKIMVIKDIEREDIEFICKTIGTKPVAHIDQFIADTLGSAELAEEVNLNGSGKLIKITGCASPGKTVTIVVRGSNKLVMEEAERSIHDALCVIRCLVKKRALIAGGGAPEIELALRLNEYARTLSGMDSYCVRAYGDAMEVIPSTLAENAGLNPISTVTELRNRHAQGEKTAGINIRKGGISNILEELVVQPLLVSLSAVTLATETVRSILKIDDVVNTR, encoded by the exons ATGCCGGAGAACGCGGGGTCCAGAGCTTTCACGGGCGGCAATGGGGGCCGCAAACGAAGCGCCTACCAGGACCGGGACAAGCCCGCGCAGATCCGCTTCAGCAACATCTCCGCCGGCAAAG CGGTTGCTGATGCTATTAGAACAAGCCTTGGACCAAAAGGAATGGATAAAATG attcAAGATGGTAAAGGAGATGTGACAATTACAAATGACGGTGCAACTATTCTGAAACAAATGCAGGTTCTACATCCTGCAGCCAAAATG TTGGTAGAGCTGTCCAAGGCACAAGATATTGAGGCTGGTGATGGCACCACATCTGTCGTTGTCATTGCTGGTGCTCTCTTGGATGCCTGCTCCAGACTTCTTCAGAAGG GAATCCATCCCACCATCATTTCGGAGTCATTCCAGAAAGCTTTGGATAAGAGTACTGAAGTCTTGACCGACATGGGACAACCAGTTGAACTAAGCGACAGAGAAACCTTGCTAAATAGTGCAACTACTTCACTGAATTCAAAG GTTGTATCTCAGTATTCTAGTCTCCTTTCTCCAATGAGTGTGGATGCAGTGATGAAGGTGATTGATCCAACTACAGCTAGCAGTGTAGATCTTAGAGACATTAAAATTGTTAAAAAGCTTGG TGGAACAATTGATGATTGTGAACTGGTTGAAGGACTAGTCCTCACTCAGAAGCTGGCGAATACTGGTGTAACTAGAGTGGAAAAAGCCAAGATTGGACTCATTCAGTTTTGCTTGTCTGCTCCAAAGACTGAT ATGGACAACCAGATCGTTGTTTCTGACTATGCTCAAATGGACAGAGTATTGCGTGAAGAGAGAGCCTACATTCTAAACTtagttaaacaaattaaaaaggcTGGATGCAATGTGCTGCTCATTCAGAAGTCTATTCTACG GGATGCTCTTAGTGATCTGGCGCTACATTTCTTGAACAAAATGAAGATCATGGTGATTAAAGATATTGAAAGAGAAGACATTGAATTTATATGTAAG ACAATTGGAACCAAGCCAGTTGCTCACATTGATCAGTTCATTGCTGATACATTGGGATCTGCTGAATTGGCAGAGGAGGTCAACCTAAATGGTTCTGGGAAGCTAATAAAG ATTACAGGCTGTGCAAGCCCTGGAAAAACTGTTACAATTGTGGTACGTGGATCCAACAAACTAGTAATGGAAGAAGCTGAGCGTTCAATTCATGATGCTCTGTGTGTCATACGTTGTTTAGTTAAAAAAAG AGCTCTAATTGCGGGAGGTGGAGCACCAGAGATCGAATTAGCACTGCGCTTGAATGAGTATGCTCGCACTTTGAGTGGTATGGACTCATACTGTGTCCGTGCATATGGAGATGCAATGGAAGTCATCCCATCTACACTGGCTGAAAATGCAGGCCTTAACCCTATTTCTACTGTAACAGAGCTGAGAAACAGACATGCACAAGGAGAGAAAACAGCAGGCATTAATATCAGAAAG GGTGGAATTTCCAATATCCTGGAGGAGTTAGTGGTCCAGCCTCTGTTGGTGTCTCTCAGTGCTGTGACACTAGCTACAGAAACTGTCCGCAGTATTCTTAAGATTGATGATGTG GTGAACACTCGATAA